Proteins co-encoded in one Gossypium arboreum isolate Shixiya-1 chromosome 11, ASM2569848v2, whole genome shotgun sequence genomic window:
- the LOC108473741 gene encoding peroxisomal membrane protein 13, translating into MDSNSQQPATGVSPPKPWEQAGGSTGAGPFKPPSPGSTSDVVEASGTARPGELVSTADRTAAVNRNAVGRPLPSRPWEQQNYGSTYGGYGSGLNYNSAYGSGMYGSSSYGGMGSYGGGLYGNSMYRGGYGGLYGNSGMYGGGMYGGGLGGGFGGPMGGYGMGMGPYGEQDPNNPFGAPPSPPGFWMSFLRVMQGVVNCFGRISILIDQNTQAFHMFMTALLQLFDRTGLLYGELARFVLRLLGIKSKPRKINQPGPGGLPGPHNPHGNQNYIEGPKAAPSGAWDNVWGENGSA; encoded by the exons ATGGATTCTAATTCCCAACAACCAG CTACTGGTGTCTCTCCACCTAAACCATGGGAGCAAGCAGGGGGCTCAACGGGTGCTGGACCCTTTAAGCCGCCATCACCTGGCAGCACAAGTGATGTTGTTGAGGCATCCGGAACAGCAAGGCCAGGTGAACTTGTTTCTACTGCTGATAGGACTGCAGCTGTGAATAGAAATGCTGTTGGTAGGCCTTTACCCAGCAGGCCTTGGGAGCAACAGAACTATGGAAGCACTTACGGAG GTTATGGTTCTGGTTTAAACTACAACTCAGCATATGGTTCTGGAATGTATGGTTCGTCATCATATGGTGGAATGGGTTCTTATGGTGGTGGATTGTATGGAAACAGCATGTATAGAGGAGGTTATGGTGGTCTATATGGGAACTCTGGAATGTATGGTGGTGGAATGTACGGCGGTGGCCTTGGTGGTGGCTTTGGGGGTCCTATGGGTGGTTATGGAATGGGCATGGGTCCATATGGTGAGCAAGATCCAAATAATCCTTTTGGAGCTCCCCCATCCCCACCAGGCTTTTGGATGTCCTTCCTCCGTGTG ATGCAAGGTGTTGTTAACTGCTTTGGCAGGATATCTATTCTGATAGACCAGAATACACAAGCATTCCACATGTTTATGACTGCTCTTCTTCAG CTTTTCGATCGCACGGGATTATTGTATGGAGAGTTAGCTAGATTTGTGTTAAGACTGCTGGGAATCAAATCAAAACCCCGAAAGATCAATCAACCAGGACCAGGTGGACTCCCAGGACCCCATAACCCTCATGGGAATCAAAACTACATTGAAGGGCCAAAGGCTGCTCCCAGTGGTGCGTGGGACAATGTATGGGGAGAAAATGGCAGCGCCTAG